One genomic region from Pseudoduganella dura encodes:
- a CDS encoding DUF885 domain-containing protein: MSRATRIATLTALLLTTAIASGAPAWVAKSDAYTQPVLQDTGRYQPENASSLGSEEFDTAVADFKPRDYERELADTEKRLASLRAQLAAEKDPKVRQDLDILIDSREKKIASMKLQRQHLVTYVNVAELVYGGLQVLLEPRNKPERQKAALVRLKRYVGRDAGFAPIATLVRQRTEEQLARKGLVGPYVGEVEDGLNNNPTYLDGIAELFKAARITGWEADFATLKTQVKAYDDWTRASILPRTRKEVRLPPAVYTDRLVNVGVDITPEQMIERASFDFQELRDQMQAVAATIAAQRKLASSDYRDVMRELKKTSLPPDQLLPYYRKRVQEMEDVIRKHDIVTLPERAPFIRTATAAESAAMPAPFMSPPRLIGNTGEYGEFVIPLSNPKSKGKMDDFNFEAMAWTLSAHEARPGHELQFASMVEQGMSIARANFAFNSTNVEGWGLYSEALMLPYMPPESQLVSLQMRMLRMARAMLDPSINLGLMTPEQAKAFLMRELVLSEPFAQSEVDRYSYRLPGQATSYYYGYVKLRALRTLAEMELGDRFRQKEFNDFVIAQGILPPDLLKAAVLQDFIAPRKAK, translated from the coding sequence ATGTCACGCGCCACCCGTATCGCCACCCTCACTGCATTGCTTCTCACCACCGCCATCGCCAGCGGGGCCCCCGCCTGGGTGGCGAAAAGCGACGCCTATACCCAGCCGGTGCTCCAGGATACCGGCAGGTACCAGCCGGAGAATGCATCGTCGCTGGGAAGCGAGGAATTCGACACGGCAGTCGCCGATTTCAAGCCGCGCGACTACGAGCGCGAACTGGCCGATACGGAGAAGCGCCTGGCGTCGCTGCGCGCGCAGCTTGCCGCCGAAAAGGATCCGAAGGTGCGCCAGGACCTGGATATCCTGATCGATTCGCGCGAAAAGAAGATCGCCTCGATGAAGCTGCAGCGCCAGCACCTGGTGACGTACGTGAACGTGGCGGAGCTGGTGTACGGCGGCCTGCAGGTGCTGCTCGAGCCGCGCAACAAGCCCGAGCGCCAGAAGGCGGCGCTGGTGCGCCTGAAGCGCTATGTGGGCCGCGACGCGGGCTTTGCCCCGATCGCCACGCTGGTGCGCCAGCGCACCGAGGAACAGCTCGCGCGGAAAGGGCTCGTCGGCCCATACGTGGGCGAGGTCGAGGATGGCCTGAACAACAACCCGACCTATCTCGACGGCATCGCCGAGCTGTTCAAGGCGGCAAGGATCACCGGCTGGGAAGCGGACTTCGCGACCCTCAAGACCCAGGTCAAGGCCTATGACGACTGGACCCGCGCGAGCATCCTGCCGCGCACGCGCAAGGAAGTACGGCTGCCGCCGGCCGTGTACACCGACCGGCTGGTCAACGTGGGCGTGGACATCACCCCCGAGCAGATGATCGAGCGCGCCAGCTTCGACTTCCAGGAACTGCGCGACCAGATGCAGGCGGTCGCCGCGACGATCGCCGCGCAGCGCAAGCTGGCATCGAGCGACTATCGCGACGTGATGCGCGAGCTGAAGAAAACGTCGCTGCCGCCCGACCAGCTGCTGCCCTACTACCGCAAGCGCGTGCAGGAGATGGAGGACGTGATTCGCAAGCACGATATCGTGACCCTGCCGGAACGCGCGCCGTTCATCCGCACCGCCACCGCGGCCGAATCGGCCGCCATGCCGGCGCCGTTCATGAGCCCCCCGCGCCTGATCGGCAACACCGGCGAATACGGCGAATTCGTCATTCCGCTGTCGAATCCGAAGTCGAAGGGCAAGATGGACGACTTCAATTTCGAGGCAATGGCCTGGACCCTGTCCGCCCATGAGGCGCGCCCGGGCCACGAGCTGCAGTTCGCTTCGATGGTCGAACAGGGCATGTCGATCGCGCGTGCCAACTTCGCCTTCAACAGCACGAACGTGGAAGGCTGGGGCCTGTACTCGGAAGCGCTGATGCTGCCTTACATGCCGCCGGAAAGCCAGCTGGTGTCATTGCAGATGCGCATGCTGCGCATGGCGCGCGCGATGCTCGACCCGTCGATCAACCTGGGCCTGATGACGCCGGAACAGGCCAAGGCTTTCCTGATGCGGGAACTGGTGTTGTCGGAGCCGTTCGCCCAGTCGGAGGTGGACCGCTATTCGTACCGCCTGCCGGGCCAGGCGACTTCCTACTACTACGGCTACGTGAAGCTGCGCGCGTTGCGGACGCTGGCCGAAATGGAACTGGGCGACAGGTTCAGGCAGAAGGAATTCAACGACTTCGTGATCGCCCAGGGCATCCTGCCGCCGGACCTGCTGAAAGCGGCCGTGCTGCAGGATTTCATCGCCCCGAGGAAGGCGAAGTAA
- a CDS encoding EAL domain-containing protein gives MPTILIVDDRPTNRDYLLTLLGFTSHTVFEAVDGAQALELCHRHRPDLVITDILMPTMDGYEFVQHLRATPELAHTPVIFFSATYSLPELRAMGTACGVRTVLPKPAEPQAILEAVNLELGLEEAYPNLHDEVARAVAPPATALFFAPPVAAPFPASPAAAPSPDSPAAPPRAPDSTVERMAALHELSLRLNGERDAGAMARRFCAAADAILHADIVVLCLLDAHENDVQHVETVGIDAALVQPVLVERGAFPGAMMDRRDVLRRCRADGDMPALPGGHPEVANLLGLAVRDQFHLYGWLYAANRRGAACFDDTDEQFIRMLAAQLAVAYENMNLYEVVQRHAAQLQMEASARRSADAALRTSEARYRAMTQSAPDAIIGTDQEERILHFNRAAEAMFGYKEQEMVGQPITLLIAESSLPAHRERVQRYRKNRERSYSNRIVELTLKRKDGEEFTGELALSAVNVNGEAIFTSILRDITARRALEERLRLSAQVFDSTQDSITMTDARGSIIGVNPAFEQTTGYLEREVVGQNPRLLRSGRHDGAFYRAMWQALETEGQWSGEIWNRRKNGQVYPERLRINAVRDQREQVVAYVSVSSDISALKEAHTQLDFLSNHDPLTLLPNRNLLNDRLQLAMAAAEHDGMQVALLLFDIDRLQRINDALGHPTGDALLQEIARRVTRIVPPGDTLAHLGADEFALVLTRCQNVDDIIVTVRRLLEQVAEPVQLAGQDLYVTASVGISIYPRDGATPGALLTGADVALSHVKDNGRNNFHFYTGEMNAHALRWMSLEIHLRHAIERNELRLHYQPQVSLPDGRVSGVEALLRWQSAELGNVPPGDFIPLAEDSGLILEIGNWVIGEACRQNKAWQAAGLPPLTVAVNVSARQFTAGTLPDVVRAALAASGLAPRWLEVELTETVMMNDSEYTQMQLNELAALGVSISLDDFGTGYSSLGYLSRFRLDKLKIDQTFVRNITTEPRSAAIARATTALAHGLNLVVVAEGVETEGQLAFLRDMGCDKIQGYLFSRPLPADGLEALLREQRTLAPLAAVPPAERTLLLVDDEPGVLRALERVFRREGWRLLVASSAVQALELLPLNDVQVIISDQRMPQMNGTELLARIREMYPHTVRMLLSGYADHASIMDAVNRGAIYKFLTKPWDDDELRQAVREAFDLAQPRRVA, from the coding sequence ATGCCCACCATTCTGATCGTCGACGACCGCCCCACCAACCGTGACTACCTGCTGACATTGCTCGGGTTCACGTCGCACACCGTATTCGAAGCCGTGGACGGCGCCCAGGCGCTCGAGCTGTGCCACCGGCATCGCCCCGACCTGGTGATCACCGACATCCTGATGCCCACGATGGACGGCTACGAATTCGTGCAGCACCTGCGTGCCACGCCGGAGCTGGCCCATACGCCGGTCATCTTCTTTTCCGCCACCTATTCGCTGCCCGAACTGCGGGCGATGGGCACTGCCTGCGGCGTGCGCACCGTGCTGCCCAAGCCGGCCGAACCCCAGGCCATCCTGGAAGCGGTGAACCTGGAACTGGGGCTGGAAGAAGCGTACCCCAACTTGCACGACGAAGTCGCCCGCGCCGTCGCGCCGCCGGCCACGGCGCTTTTCTTTGCGCCGCCGGTTGCGGCGCCCTTCCCCGCTTCGCCGGCCGCGGCGCCGTCCCCGGATTCACCGGCCGCGCCTCCCCGGGCGCCGGACAGCACCGTCGAGCGGATGGCCGCCTTGCACGAATTGTCGCTGCGCCTGAACGGCGAACGCGATGCCGGCGCGATGGCACGACGCTTCTGCGCCGCCGCCGATGCGATCCTGCATGCGGACATCGTGGTGCTGTGCCTGCTCGACGCGCATGAAAACGACGTGCAGCACGTGGAAACGGTGGGCATCGACGCCGCGCTGGTGCAGCCGGTGCTGGTGGAGCGCGGCGCGTTCCCCGGTGCGATGATGGACCGGCGCGACGTGCTGCGCCGCTGCCGGGCCGATGGCGACATGCCGGCGCTGCCGGGCGGCCACCCGGAGGTGGCCAACCTGCTGGGCCTGGCCGTGCGCGACCAGTTCCACCTGTATGGCTGGCTGTACGCGGCCAACCGCCGTGGCGCCGCGTGTTTCGACGACACCGACGAACAGTTCATCCGCATGCTGGCCGCGCAGCTCGCCGTGGCCTATGAAAACATGAACCTGTACGAGGTGGTGCAGCGGCACGCGGCGCAGCTGCAGATGGAAGCATCGGCGCGGCGCAGCGCCGATGCGGCGCTGCGCACCAGCGAGGCACGCTACCGGGCAATGACGCAATCGGCGCCGGACGCGATCATCGGCACCGACCAGGAAGAACGCATCCTGCACTTCAACCGCGCGGCCGAGGCGATGTTCGGCTACAAGGAACAGGAAATGGTGGGGCAGCCGATCACCCTGCTGATCGCCGAGAGCTCGCTGCCGGCACACCGCGAACGCGTGCAGCGCTACCGCAAGAACCGCGAGCGCTCCTACAGCAACCGCATCGTCGAACTCACGCTGAAACGCAAGGACGGCGAGGAATTCACCGGCGAACTGGCGCTGTCGGCGGTGAACGTGAACGGCGAGGCGATCTTTACCAGCATCCTGCGCGACATCACGGCGCGCCGCGCGCTCGAGGAGCGGCTGCGGCTGTCGGCCCAGGTGTTCGACAGCACGCAGGACAGCATCACGATGACCGACGCCCGCGGCAGCATCATCGGCGTCAATCCCGCGTTCGAGCAGACCACCGGCTACCTCGAACGCGAAGTGGTGGGCCAGAACCCGCGGCTGCTGCGCTCGGGCCGGCATGACGGCGCGTTCTACCGCGCCATGTGGCAGGCGCTGGAAACCGAAGGACAATGGTCCGGCGAGATCTGGAACCGCCGCAAGAACGGCCAGGTGTACCCGGAGCGGCTGCGCATCAACGCGGTGCGCGACCAGCGCGAGCAGGTGGTGGCCTACGTTTCCGTATCGAGCGACATCAGCGCGCTGAAGGAAGCGCACACGCAGCTCGATTTCCTCAGCAACCACGATCCGCTGACGCTGCTGCCGAACCGCAACCTGCTGAACGACCGGCTGCAGCTGGCCATGGCCGCGGCCGAGCACGACGGCATGCAGGTGGCCCTGCTGCTGTTCGACATCGACCGGCTGCAGCGCATCAACGACGCACTGGGCCACCCCACCGGCGACGCGCTCCTGCAGGAAATCGCCCGCCGCGTAACGCGCATCGTGCCGCCCGGCGACACGCTGGCGCACCTGGGCGCCGACGAATTCGCGCTGGTGCTGACGCGCTGCCAGAACGTCGACGACATCATCGTCACCGTGCGCAGGCTGCTGGAACAGGTGGCCGAGCCGGTGCAGCTGGCGGGCCAGGACCTGTACGTGACGGCCTCGGTCGGCATCAGCATCTACCCCCGCGACGGCGCCACGCCGGGCGCGCTGCTGACCGGCGCGGACGTGGCGCTGTCGCACGTGAAGGACAACGGCCGCAACAACTTCCACTTCTACACCGGCGAAATGAACGCGCACGCGCTGCGCTGGATGTCGCTGGAGATCCACCTGCGCCATGCGATCGAGCGCAACGAGTTGCGCCTGCATTACCAGCCGCAGGTATCGCTGCCGGACGGGCGCGTGAGCGGCGTGGAAGCGCTGCTGCGCTGGCAGAGCGCCGAGCTGGGCAACGTGCCGCCGGGCGACTTCATCCCGCTGGCCGAGGACAGCGGCCTGATCCTCGAGATCGGCAACTGGGTCATCGGCGAAGCATGCCGGCAGAACAAGGCGTGGCAGGCGGCCGGCCTGCCGCCGCTGACGGTGGCCGTGAACGTGTCGGCGCGGCAGTTCACGGCGGGCACGCTGCCCGACGTGGTGCGAGCCGCGCTGGCCGCGAGCGGGCTGGCGCCGCGCTGGCTCGAGGTCGAACTGACCGAAACGGTGATGATGAACGACAGCGAGTACACGCAGATGCAGCTGAACGAACTGGCCGCGCTCGGCGTATCGATCTCGCTGGACGATTTCGGCACCGGCTACTCGTCGCTGGGCTACCTGTCGCGCTTCCGGCTCGACAAGCTGAAGATCGACCAGACCTTCGTGCGCAACATCACCACCGAACCGCGCAGCGCGGCGATCGCGCGCGCCACCACGGCGCTGGCGCACGGCCTGAACCTGGTGGTGGTAGCCGAAGGCGTGGAAACGGAAGGCCAGCTGGCCTTCCTGCGCGACATGGGATGCGACAAGATCCAGGGCTACCTGTTCAGCCGCCCGCTGCCGGCCGATGGGCTGGAAGCGCTGCTGCGCGAACAGCGCACGCTGGCGCCGCTGGCGGCCGTGCCGCCGGCCGAGCGCACGCTGCTGCTGGTGGACGACGAGCCCGGCGTGCTGCGCGCGCTGGAGCGGGTCTTCCGCCGCGAAGGCTGGCGCCTGCTGGTGGCCAGCAGCGCCGTGCAGGCGCTGGAACTGCTGCCGCTAAACGATGTGCAGGTGATCATCTCGGACCAGCGCATGCCGCAGATGAACGGCACCGAGCTGCTGGCGCGCATCCGCGAAATGTACCCGCACACGGTGCGCATGCTACTGTCCGGCTATGCCGACCATGCGTCGATCATGGACGCCGTCAACCGCGGCGCCATCTACAAGTTCCTCACCAAGCCGTGGGACGACGACGAGCTGCGGCAGGCGGTGCGCGAAGCGTTCGACCTGGCGCAACCGCGGCGCGTCGCGTAA
- a CDS encoding SMP-30/gluconolactonase/LRE family protein, with the protein MTPQNLWPLGAELGEGPVWIPEQNRLYFVNLVGNTLHALDAGTGADGTRHAWPLPDHVCWLVPRKDGDGFMAGLRDGIVRLWLEEDGSHRFEYLHALPGADTGIRLNDAKADAAGRIWAGSMNARDVSRPDGKLFRLDPDGSLHVALPEHHICNGPTFSLDGGTMYHNDSFLNRTYAYEVKADGSLGAPHLWRQFGDGEGSPDGMTVDSEDCVWIAQWGGGRVCRYSPGGELLATIRVPVAQPSSVAFGGADLKTLYITSAWQGFDAAQRAADPLAGALFSVQAGVAGVPAARFG; encoded by the coding sequence ATGACCCCGCAAAACCTGTGGCCGCTGGGCGCCGAACTGGGCGAAGGCCCCGTCTGGATTCCCGAACAGAACCGCCTGTATTTCGTCAACCTGGTCGGCAACACGCTGCACGCGCTCGATGCCGGCACCGGCGCCGACGGCACCCGCCACGCGTGGCCGCTGCCGGATCATGTGTGCTGGCTGGTGCCCCGCAAGGATGGGGACGGCTTCATGGCGGGCCTGCGCGACGGCATCGTGCGCCTGTGGCTGGAAGAAGATGGATCGCACCGCTTCGAATACCTGCACGCGCTGCCCGGCGCCGATACCGGCATCCGCCTGAACGACGCGAAGGCCGACGCGGCCGGCCGGATCTGGGCCGGTTCGATGAACGCGCGCGACGTGAGCCGCCCGGACGGCAAGCTGTTCCGGCTGGACCCGGACGGCAGCCTGCACGTGGCACTGCCCGAACACCATATCTGCAATGGCCCCACGTTCAGCCTGGACGGCGGCACGATGTACCACAACGACAGCTTCCTGAACCGCACCTATGCGTATGAAGTGAAGGCCGACGGCAGCCTCGGTGCCCCGCACCTGTGGCGCCAGTTCGGCGACGGCGAAGGCTCGCCCGACGGCATGACCGTCGACAGCGAGGATTGCGTGTGGATCGCCCAGTGGGGCGGCGGCCGCGTGTGCCGCTACAGCCCGGGCGGCGAATTGCTGGCGACGATCCGGGTGCCGGTGGCGCAGCCGTCGTCGGTGGCGTTCGGCGGCGCCGACCTGAAGACGCTGTACATCACCAGCGCCTGGCAGGGCTTCGATGCGGCGCAGCGTGCGGCCGACCCGCTGGCCGGGGCGCTGTTCTCGGTGCAGGCCGGGGTCGCCGGCGTGCCGGCCGCCAGGTTCGGCTGA
- a CDS encoding OsmC family protein codes for MKTNGSAVWSGGIKDGKGAISSHSGALKDYPYGFASRFEGKPGTNPEELIGAAHAGCFTMALSLILGEAGLTAEKMETNAEVTLEKQDDGFAITAVHLTLQAKIPGADDAKFQELAAKAKAGCPVSKLLKAEITLDATLL; via the coding sequence ATGAAGACGAACGGTTCGGCCGTCTGGTCCGGTGGCATCAAGGATGGCAAAGGCGCGATCAGCAGCCACAGCGGCGCATTGAAGGACTATCCATATGGCTTCGCCAGCCGCTTCGAAGGCAAGCCGGGCACCAATCCCGAGGAACTGATCGGCGCCGCGCACGCCGGCTGTTTCACGATGGCGCTGTCGCTGATTCTCGGCGAAGCCGGACTGACGGCCGAGAAAATGGAAACGAATGCCGAAGTCACGCTGGAAAAGCAGGACGACGGCTTTGCGATCACCGCCGTGCACCTGACGCTGCAGGCGAAGATCCCCGGTGCCGACGACGCGAAATTCCAGGAACTGGCCGCCAAGGCCAAGGCCGGTTGCCCCGTATCGAAACTGCTGAAGGCCGAGATCACGCTGGACGCCACGCTGCTGTGA
- a CDS encoding cation:proton antiporter domain-containing protein, protein MTVADLRETLLFLLLAGLAVPLLQRLRIGQIPGFLLVGLCFGPHGLGTWAGAAPWLADITFHDIEGVKMFGELGILFLMFMIGLELSPARIWALRRDVFGTGVLQVALTAAAIGAIALWFGNPPAPALTVGITLAMSSTAVVMQLLSRAQALATPLGQACFGILMLQDLAVVPVLILVEGLAGSSTGAALWWTLLLAVAKAAATIALVYIIGRRLARPLFAAFAVQRQPEVFVALILLLALGVAAATAAAGLSMALGALLAGLLLADTEFQYEVEMIVEPFRGLLMGMFFMAVGMELDLRIVAQYPFWLPASVLGLLAVKGGVIALLLLRRLGWRRAAQAGLLMGQGGEFAFIILGYAVGAGLLAGATGQFMLVLVTASMLAAPGVAALGARIARRAGSVDAAQESAQDSTQKPAQQAFREGHIIIGGYGRVGRLVAGVLARQGIACVAVERDHQLAAAGRAQASNVFSGDASMPEMMERLGVGRSAGVVLTMDDPQAALHATRALRRQYPAVPVFARARDEQHARLLKDAGAAGVISETVESGLQLAHFALGAAGMPEGAAGFHIGVERAERLARVTDDGSKDNALKDDV, encoded by the coding sequence ATGACCGTCGCCGATCTTCGCGAAACACTGCTGTTCCTGCTGCTCGCCGGACTGGCCGTGCCGTTGCTGCAACGGCTGCGCATCGGCCAGATACCGGGTTTCCTGCTGGTGGGCCTGTGCTTCGGCCCGCACGGCCTGGGCACCTGGGCCGGTGCCGCGCCATGGCTGGCCGACATCACGTTCCACGACATCGAGGGCGTCAAGATGTTCGGCGAGCTGGGCATCCTGTTCCTGATGTTCATGATCGGCCTGGAACTATCGCCGGCACGCATCTGGGCGCTGCGGCGCGACGTGTTCGGCACCGGCGTGCTGCAGGTGGCGCTGACGGCCGCCGCGATCGGCGCGATCGCCCTGTGGTTCGGCAATCCCCCGGCGCCGGCATTGACGGTAGGCATCACGCTGGCAATGTCTTCCACCGCCGTCGTCATGCAGCTGCTGAGCCGCGCGCAGGCGCTGGCCACGCCGCTGGGGCAGGCCTGCTTCGGGATCCTGATGCTGCAGGACCTGGCCGTGGTGCCGGTGCTGATCCTCGTCGAAGGCCTGGCCGGCAGCAGCACCGGCGCGGCGCTGTGGTGGACGCTGCTGCTGGCGGTGGCGAAGGCCGCGGCCACGATCGCGCTGGTCTACATCATCGGCCGGCGGCTGGCGCGCCCGCTGTTCGCCGCGTTCGCCGTGCAGCGCCAGCCCGAGGTGTTCGTGGCGCTGATCCTGCTGTTGGCGCTGGGCGTTGCGGCGGCCACCGCGGCGGCCGGCCTGTCGATGGCGCTGGGCGCGCTGCTGGCGGGCCTGCTGCTGGCCGACACCGAATTCCAGTACGAAGTGGAAATGATCGTCGAACCGTTCCGCGGCCTGCTGATGGGCATGTTCTTCATGGCGGTCGGCATGGAGCTGGACTTGCGCATCGTGGCGCAATACCCGTTCTGGCTGCCGGCCTCCGTGCTCGGCCTGCTGGCCGTGAAAGGCGGCGTGATCGCGCTGTTGCTGCTGCGCCGGCTTGGCTGGCGCAGGGCGGCGCAGGCCGGCCTGCTGATGGGGCAGGGAGGCGAGTTCGCCTTCATCATCCTCGGCTACGCGGTCGGTGCCGGACTGCTCGCCGGCGCGACCGGCCAGTTCATGCTGGTACTGGTGACCGCCAGCATGCTCGCCGCGCCCGGCGTGGCGGCCCTGGGAGCGCGCATCGCGCGGCGCGCCGGCAGCGTGGATGCTGCGCAGGAGTCGGCGCAAGACTCGACGCAAAAGCCGGCGCAGCAGGCGTTCCGCGAGGGCCACATCATCATCGGCGGCTATGGCAGGGTAGGGCGACTGGTGGCGGGCGTGCTGGCACGGCAGGGCATCGCATGCGTGGCGGTGGAGCGCGACCATCAGCTCGCGGCCGCCGGTCGGGCGCAGGCGTCCAACGTGTTCTCGGGCGATGCGTCGATGCCGGAGATGATGGAGCGCCTCGGCGTGGGCCGCTCGGCCGGCGTGGTGCTGACGATGGACGATCCGCAGGCCGCCCTGCACGCCACGCGCGCGCTGCGGCGGCAGTATCCGGCGGTGCCGGTCTTTGCCCGGGCACGCGACGAACAGCATGCGCGCCTGCTGAAGGACGCGGGCGCGGCCGGCGTGATTTCCGAAACGGTGGAGTCGGGCCTGCAACTGGCCCATTTTGCGCTCGGCGCCGCCGGCATGCCGGAAGGGGCGGCCGGTTTTCATATCGGGGTCGAACGCGCGGAACGCCTGGCGCGGGTGACGGATGACGGGTCGAAGGATAACGCGTTGAAGGATGACGTTTAA